Sequence from the Candidatus Saccharimonadales bacterium genome:
GCCGCGGCCGCGGCGGCGCTGTTTGGCATAGTGTTTGGTATTGTGCCCGCGGCCAAGGCGGCCAGGAAAGATCCGATTGAATCATTGCGCCACGACTAAGACTAAGTCGTGGCTTTAAGGAGGGGGACACCCTCTCCTTAGGTTCGCCTTCGGCTTACGATTCTCCCCCTCAACCAGTATTGAAAAACTCGAAATGAATTCGAAGTTTTTCAATTATTTTCTTGAAACTGTTCGCGCCGTTTAGCGGGCGACGGTCCGGCTGGCTGTTAGAGCAAGGCTAATCCATTTGTCGACGAATCGAACTAAACGCTGGTGCCGTAGGAGGTAGAACATCTCCCCCTTAGACTCGCTTAGCTCATGATTCCCCTCTGAAGACGTATCAATGAAATGGAAATAAATTCCAATTTCATTGATGAATTTCTCTAAATAGTCGGCTCAACTACTATCTGAGCCGACATAGGATTTATACTAGCAGCATGACACTTACAAAACCGACTCATCGGCAGGTGAATAATTGGCTGTCAGGTGTGGTGATTGCCTTGGGGCTTTATATTACGATTTTGCCTTGGCTGCCCGGTATCAAACTTTGGATAACCCAATTACTCGATGACACTAACGGCTATGTTTACCGGGGCGACTTAGCCAGTGGCCAGGTCGATAGCAGCAAGTTATCGGATCCGCCAGAGGAGAATACATTGCTCGTGCCGTCTATCGCGCTTGATGTGCCGGTAGTCGAGGGCGCGGATATCAGCGTGCTCGGCGTCGGTGGCAGCTGGCGGCGGCCCAAAACCAGCACGCCGGACAAGGGCGGCAACACAGTCATTATCGGCCATCGATTCAGCTATTCCAGCGAGGCGGCATTTTATAATCTCGACAAGATTGACGTCGGCGAGCGGTTTGCGATTTGGTGGAACCGGCAAGAATACATCTACGAGGTATTCGATAAATCCGTCGTACCGGCTTCGGCAATTGAGATTGAGGCTGATACGGCGGATCCAATAGCTACCCTCTACACCTGTACGCCAATCTGGACCGCTACCAATCGGCTGGTCATAAAAGGCCATTTGGTAAATACTGATATTCTGGAGCCAAAGCCATGAACGAGCGTACCCGGACCATTATTCTTGTCGTCTTATTGACTATCGCCGTTGGGTTTATTTGGTGGACGAAAAACGAATATCAAACTAATTTCACTGATCAGTTTTAGTCCTGCATGTCCGGCTAAGGTCGCCTCCACCACAAAAATGCGCCGGTCGCGGCGCTTGGCGACCGACTTTTTGAATCACAAAAAGTAGGCAAAAACTCTTCGGGCCAGGCTTGTTCTTGAGGCGTTCATCGTCAAGGTCAACAACAGCTTGCGGAACTCGCTCACTAATCGTTCGCTCAAACAGTCCTCGCCTGATAGCTGTTGACTTGACACTCACTCTCAGGAACTCGCCAAAGGCCCAGCAAATGAAACGCCTAGTTGTCTATGCCAAAAACCAAAATTAAACTCAGACAAGTAAAAAACTATATAACTAAATTATATAATCTTTTTACTCCGCCAGTGAGGATTGCCTAGCTTCTCTGCGCTTTGCCAGGTTTTCAGCTGCTAGTTTAGCTGACCAAGCGTTTTTCCGATTAGTTGGCCAGCCAGCAGCATAGGGCTCGGTGTTGGTTTCGATATCTCCATTTGTAGGAATCGGGTTGGGGCCTTCAACTTCAGGCCGGGGGCGTTCTATGTGCCGTTCATCAATCTCAAACCAAACTTCGTTTTCGCTACCCGACTGCATGCCTTCCATAAGCCCTTCTGTATTTGCTCTTGGCTTCATTATACCGAACAACGTCGCTCAACCACTGTCTGAGCCGTAATTTCTGGGGACATCAGCAGCCACTGATGGATCAAACCAGGTGAAAAGCGTCTAGGAACGAGAATGTTTGACGAGGGTTTTTCTGTTTGGAATGCCAGTGGCACAAGTTTAGATAAAAACCCGAGGAGTTTCGCAGTTCAGCTTTGAACCTGGTCTGATTCAATCACCGTGGCGATGCCGTCCCAAGTTTTTACGCCACTTTTACGTTAAAAGTGGCAAAGCCCTCATCGCTGGCAGCGACACTTCCGGTCTGGAAGGGCTAATTTTTCTTCAACTCTTCTTTCAGCTTCTCAATCAAATCGACTGGCGTGGGGTCGACGTTATTAAGCAAGGCTAAATAAATTGAGACAAAATCTCCTAGCAGTACCGTCCAGAGCATTTGCTCGATAAGATTGTTGCCCTCGGCCTGAATTTCTAGAGGGTGGGGCATACGACCGGACAATAGCCGGTTGCTGACGACGAATCGTTCGGCTATGCGCTCGTCGTCAAAACTGGAGCGCAGCTCAATCGGTTGGAAGGGTTTCTCCACCGGATGCGAGGTCCAGCCCATAATCTCATTGTGGTTAAACTCTGGCCATTGGTTATAAAAAGCCAGGTTTTTTGCCGTCTCGTTAAAGCTGATCTTCCATTTATAGGCCGTCGCGCTCAGCCTGGGACCGGCGTAAATAACGGCGCTTTTGCCGGAAATCTCCTCGGCTAGCTCTTTGGCCAGGTTACCAGCGGTGGCGACGTCCGGCCGCCAGCTTAGGACGGCTTGTTCAAGATAAATCGAAGCGGTTTCCAGCTGGTCGACGATATCGCTCATAAGACCCAGAGATTCAATCATCTCACCCAGTGCCCGTAGGTTATAGTTGACGGCCATTCTGGGCTGCAAGCCGCCTGGCAATACATAAATTGGGTAACTTCTATCAGCCGCAATGGCCGCTAACTTTCCACCCGAGGCCATGACCACAATCTGGGCCCGGCGCTCAGCTGCCAGATTCAAGGCGGCGACTGTTTCAGCGGTGTTACCTGAGTAGCTGGAAGCCACAAACAAGGTCTTAGAACCGACAAATCCGGGAATATCATATTGGCGGTTGATAATGAATGGCCTATCCGGGCTTGTCCAGTTTAGAAACAGGCTGGCCGCTAAGGCCGAACCGCCCATGCCGGCGACCACGATATTGTCAATCTTATTTAAGGTTTTAAGCTCGACCTTAAATTCATGACGCAGCTGAGCCGGTGATTTCTCGGCTTCGCCTAGTGCGTCGGACTTGTCGCGGTTATGGATATATTTTAGATCGTCGAGCATGGTCATCCCTTTGCTACTAAGTATAGCTTAAGCGCTATCGAACTAAACCCCTGGTTGTGCTAGCATAAAAGCAACTAATTTAAACAAACAGAGGGTGGAGTGGAAGAAGATACCGGTACAAATATCCAGCAGGAAGATTTAATCAGCGACGATGTGGCGAGCGCTATTACCTCAGCCATGAAAGACGAGCCGCCAATGAGCGGATCAGTCGCTTCGCCGACGGTAATAAAACCGCAGCGCAATAATTTGCAAATACAAACGGAATCATCTGGCCCGGCGTCTTCGGACTCGCCCGAGCCAGCCCTACCGCCGCCGCCCGCTCAACCTCCGGTGCAGCCAACTCCGGCCGTCGAGCCGGACAACCCCCCTGCTGGTAACACCGATGATATCGACAATCGCGGCAGCGGCAATTTCAGCGAGCTGTATGACATTAAACAAGAAGCCCTGCAGCAATTAGGGCCGTTAGTTAAGCATCTTGACCAGTCACCGGAAGACCGATTCGACACCTTGCTGATGATGCTCAGAGCATCGGACGATCCGTCTTTGATTAAGCCGGCTTATGACGCCGCCCAAGCGATAAAAGACGACAAAAAGCGGGCAGAAGCCCTGCTCGACGTAGTTAACGAGGTCAATTACCTAACTCGGGCGCAGAACCAGAACTCAACCGACCAGAATTAAAGCCTTGAACGCTTTAAAGGGTGCCGGTAAAATAAATTCCCGCCCGCCTTTTAGGCGGGCGGGTCAAACGCATTTTTGTTTGTAGTATTTATTGTAACGTACATTTTATTTGTTCAAAGCCAATAACCAACTTTATTGTAATTAGTACAATTCAATCTCAATCTCTAATCTGTTAGACACTTTTACTTGCCAGTCTAAACTCGGTGTTTGTGCTTACGCTGATCTAGTTTGTTAAAGGTAATTCGGGCAAATTTTCCTAATTCTGCTAGCTGATTGTTGGTCGGTTTAACGTTTGCATCATCTAGTGTCTCCAGCAACTGAAGTTCTGGAATATCGAGCTTTACGGAAAATATTCGCCACGGGATTAAAAAGCTCTTGCGATTGCCATAAATTAACTGCCCGACCTTTAATTCTACTCGCTGATTAATTATTGACTGGGCATCCTGGGCGTCGCTGGCTGAGCGTTGAATATCTTCTGCCAGGCCGTCAACGATCCAGTTAGCCCTGGGCTCATCCATCCGCTTGTACCGTCCGATCAGGTCGCGTATATCGTCTAGCTCGAGTTTTTTATTCAGACCGAAGAGTATCCGCTGGGCTTTTACCCGGGCCTCGTTGACGACACTAAGTAAGACGGCGTTTTGATCGACAGTTTCAGGGGTTTGGGCGGCCGGTTTCTGACCAGCGGCTGGGCGGATACCGTTATCCGGGTGGGGGGCTTTTTTAGGAACCATTTGCCGTTTGTCTTCGACTGCCCGTTGAAGGGACACAGCGGGACTCAATGAGTACCAGGCGTGTTCCAGATCATCGTCGGCTAGGTCTCTTAAGTGTTCGATAATACTTATGTCTTTGGTGTTTAGGCGGTATTTATCTTTGTATTCTTCCAACGTCTGCTGAAATAGCGCCTGATTGATCAAGTGTCTGGATATCCGTCGGTTTTTATCTTGGTTCAGATTGACGCTGGTCATTTCTATAGTGGCTTCTTGCTTGGCCTGCCACGCCATTTCGATCAAATCCTGAAGCTGCCTGGGCGAGCGTGATAAATATTCGTTTCTAACCGCTAGACTCTCGTCTTTAGCGGTGACTGGAATTGACTCCAGCGCGGCTAAATCGGTCTGGGATTTTAGATACTGTTCTATGCCGGTTTTTGTGGCGTCGGTTACGACCCCGCCGAGCAATACTTCATCGAGTAGTTCATTTGTCTTGGTATAGGCGTCCTGATGAACAGCGGCGGCATTTTTTAAAATGTTGAGGCCATTGTCAAAACTATCGCGTTCGATAGCTATGGGCTCGCTAGTAAGAGGGTAATTTTCAAATGAAGCAACAGGGCTAAGCATTGTTAAATATTAACATATTATAGCTAATAAATCAAGCCCTATGGCAACGAGATCGTTGCCAGCTTGCGCTTAAAACTGGTATTTGGACACCTTCTTTAAGTCTAGTAGTCCATTCCCATGCCGCCGCTGGCCGGGGCTGGGGTATTCTTCTCGGGAATATCGACGACTAATGCGCCCATAGTCATAGCGGTGGCGGCGATTGACGCGGCGTTTTGAACGGCTTCTTTG
This genomic interval carries:
- a CDS encoding sortase, with the translated sequence MTLTKPTHRQVNNWLSGVVIALGLYITILPWLPGIKLWITQLLDDTNGYVYRGDLASGQVDSSKLSDPPEENTLLVPSIALDVPVVEGADISVLGVGGSWRRPKTSTPDKGGNTVIIGHRFSYSSEAAFYNLDKIDVGERFAIWWNRQEYIYEVFDKSVVPASAIEIEADTADPIATLYTCTPIWTATNRLVIKGHLVNTDILEPKP
- a CDS encoding bifunctional phosphoglucose/phosphomannose isomerase gives rise to the protein MTMLDDLKYIHNRDKSDALGEAEKSPAQLRHEFKVELKTLNKIDNIVVAGMGGSALAASLFLNWTSPDRPFIINRQYDIPGFVGSKTLFVASSYSGNTAETVAALNLAAERRAQIVVMASGGKLAAIAADRSYPIYVLPGGLQPRMAVNYNLRALGEMIESLGLMSDIVDQLETASIYLEQAVLSWRPDVATAGNLAKELAEEISGKSAVIYAGPRLSATAYKWKISFNETAKNLAFYNQWPEFNHNEIMGWTSHPVEKPFQPIELRSSFDDERIAERFVVSNRLLSGRMPHPLEIQAEGNNLIEQMLWTVLLGDFVSIYLALLNNVDPTPVDLIEKLKEELKKN